The genome window TATCCGCGCTACGGGTACCTGGCTCAAACTCCTCTGGCATCGTATCGAACACGATGGCATGACCACCGAAGCGGGCAACCTGGCCTTTGTTTCCTTGCTGGCCCTGGTGCCGCTGGTGGCGGTGGTCTTTTCGCTGTTTGCCGCTTTTCCGGTGTTCGCCGAGATCAGCGTACAGCTAAAGCACTTTATCTTTAATAATTTTGTCCCGGCCGCAGGCAATGTGGTGCAGGATTACCTCGATCAGTTTGTCGCCAACGTGAATAAAATGACGGTTGTAGGCGCGGTTGGGCTGATAGTCACTGCGCTGCTGCTGATGCACTCTATCGACAGCGCGCTGAATGCCATCTGGCGCAGCCAGAAAAAGCGCCCGTTGGTTTACTCTTTTGCGGTCTATTGGATGATCCTGACGCTGGGGCCGTTGTTGGCCGGGGCCAGTCTGGCAATTAGCACCTGGCTTTTGTCGTTAAAATGGATGGCCGTGAGCGGAGTAACCGGGCTTATCGATCAGACGCTGCGTCTTTTCCCTCTGCTGCTTTCATGGCTGGCCTTCTGGCTGTTATATAGTCTGGTACCAACCACGCGGGTGCCGCAGCGTGACGCATTAATCGGAGCGCTGGTTGCGGGCTTGCTGTTTGAATTAGGTAAAAAAGCGTTTGCGCTTTACGTCACCATGTTCCCTTCGTATCAGTTGATTTACGGCGTGTTGGCCGTGATCCCGATCCTGTTCCTGTGGGTTTACTGGACGTGGTGTATCGTATTATTAGGGGCGGAGATAACCGTCACGCTGGGCGAGTATCGTCAGCAGCAGCGACAAGAAAAAGGCAGCGAGGAAGCATGATTGCATTAATTCAGCGGGTGCTGAGCGCCAGCGTTACGGTAGCAGATGAAACGGTGGGCAAGATTGGTCCCGGTTTGCTGATATTGCTGGGTGTGGAAAAAGAAGATGATGAGCAAAAAGCGCAGCGCCTGTGTGAACGCGTGCTGGGCTATCGTATTTTTAGCGATGAAAATGGCAAAATGAACCTCAATGTCCAGCAGGCGGGCGGGAGCGTACTGGTGGTTTCGCAGTTTACGCTGGCTGCCGACACACAAAAGGGCATGCGGCCCAGCTTCTCCCGTGGCGCTGAGCCACAGGAGGCGGAGCGCCTCTACCACTATTTCAGCGACTGCTGCCGACAGAAAAATCTACCCGTAGAGAACGGGCGCTTTGCCGCAGATATGCAGGTCGCCTTAGTGAATGATGGACCGGTGACCTTTTGGCTACAGGTATGATGCCGGTAGCCATAGCCGTCCGGAACAACCACGCCTACGCCGAATGAGAGAATCCTTTTATGTATCATCTACGAGTGCCGGAAACTGCCGAAGAGCTGGAAATGTATTACCAGTTCCGCTGGGAAATGTTACGTAAGCCGCTGCGTCAGCCGCAGGGTTCCGAGCGGGACGCCTGGGACGCGATGGCCCATCATCAAATGGTAGTGGATGAACAGGGAAAACCTGTCGCTGCAGGGCGTCTTTATATCAATGCGGACAATGAAGCCTCTATTCGCTTTCTGGCAGTACATCCTACCGTACAGGGCAAGGGTTTAGGCACGCTGGTAGCGATGACGCTGGAATCCGTCGCCCGTCAGGAAGGCGTTAAGCGTGTGGTGTGTAGCGCGCGTGAGGATGCGGTCGAATTCTTTGCCAAGCTGGGCTACGTTAATCAGGGCGAAATTACCGCACCGCTCAGTACGCCGGTACGCCACTTTTTAATGATTAAACCGGTGATCACGCTGGATGATATCCTGCATCGTGCTGACTGGTGCGGGCAACTGCAGCAGGCCTGGTATGAGCACATTCCGCTCAGTGAAAAAATGGGCGTGCGCATTACGCAATATACCGGTCAAAAATTTATGACCACCATGCCGGAAACCGGCAATCAAAACCCACACCATACGCTTTTTGCGGGCAGTCTGTTTTCCCTGGCCACGCTCACCGGCTGGGGATTGATCTGGCTGCTGCTGCGCGAGCGTCATTTAGGCGGCACGATTATCCTGGCCGATGCCCATATCCGTTACAGCAAGCCTGTCAGCGGCAAGCCCAGCGCTTCTGCCGATCTCGGTTCACTCAGCGGCGACCTTGACCGTCTGGCGCGCGGACGTAAAGCGCGCGTGCAGCTGGAAGTGGAGCTGTTTGGTAACGAGGAGTGCGGGGCGGTCTTTAGCGGTGTCTATATTGTGCTGCCCGCCGATCCCGACGGGCCGCTGGAGCCTCACGGATGAGTGCTGACTTCGCCCTGAGTCATTGACTGTTGCAAGGTTTTGCCGTCTGTGGAGAGCGTTAATGTGCCGTTAGCGCTGCTTTTTAACGGCGTCTTTGCCGCCAGGCGCGCATTCAGCTGTAGCTGCAGCGTGGCCTGACCGGTGAGCGGCGGCGCTGGCCAACCCCAGTTTTGTAGCACATCCGCCGGTACGGCCCGGCCATTCAGCGTTAACGAAAGATGACGCGCCGGCGTTTGATCCAGCGTTGCCGCACCTTCCAGCATGCCTTTATCTACAAACGCGCTCATTTCCGTTACCGCGATCTGTTCAGCATCGGCATTTAACGCCAGCGAAGGATGACGAACGTCGGTTCGGTTGAATGTGGCTTCCGCCGCGTTCAGATTAAGGGAGCCTTGCCAGATGCCCCACTGACGATGCTGCGCCAGCAAGAGATCGGAACCGTTGGTATCCAGTGCGGTTATCTGAAAGGGATACTGAGGATTTACATCAATAATCAAATTACGATTGCCGCTTAGCTTTTTCACCAGCACGCTATCAAGCCAGGCGGGCAGCGATGCCATCCAGCGATCGCGCCAGTTTTCCGGCAGCGTATATTCCAGCCCGGCCAGCACCAACTCATCCAGCGTAAGCCGCTTGGTCTGACGTTGCCAACTGCCCTGTGCACGGATTAAGCCATTAACCCAGCGTGAACTAAACCGTGCGTCCGTAATGCCTTGTGGAGAAAAGTCGAGATTCAGAATTGGATCGTTTAACGTCAGCTGACCATTGATAAAGTTGTCGGCATTCAGCGCCAGCGAGCCGTCATCGCTTTGCCAGTCGCCATTGCTTAACGTGACGCTTTTTAACAACAAATCGAGATCGGTTACCGCCCAGTCCGGCCCCTGCAGATGGGTATTCGTCACATCCACGCGAGAAAAGTGTACCGCAGGCAAGCTACGTAGCGGCTGTAAGAATGCGCTAAGCGATTTGTCTGTTTGCAGGCGAATGTCATTCAGGCGCAGCGCAGATACATCCCATTTACCTTGTGCATCGCGTTGTGCGCTACCGGTTACCGAGCCACGTGCCAGGTCGCCGCCGAAATTATTAATCACCAGCACTTTGTCGTTTATTTTTCCCTGTACCAGTGCATGGGTCACCGTCACTCCCTGTAACGTTACGCTTTCTGCACTGGCCTGAAAGCTGGCCTTATTACCCAAAATATTACCCGCGCGCGGCTGCCAGGGGATCACGCCGCCGTTTAACGCTATTGCGTTGAACGTCTGCCGGGGGCTATGGAGTTGCATATTGCGCAGCTGAAGGCGCTCGGCCTGTAACGGCAAGGTCATATTCGCCGACATATTGGCGGCGTTCAGCGCGCCATCCTGCAACTCAATGCGCGTAAAGCGTGGGGCCTCGCTAAACAGAGAGAGGGACAAACCGAGATTAACGGTTTTTGCCACCATCACGGCGGGCTGGCCATCGTGACCAAAACTCACATTACGTAAGGTCAGCAGACCTGGAGCGGAAAAGTTATGCTCTATTTTACTGACGGAGAGATGCCAGGCGGTATCGTCGCTTATGCGTCTGCTGACCCATTCCGCACCCCAACGGGTTTGCAGCAAAAGATAGATCGTTACCAGCGCCAGCAGCAGTAGTAACAGCAGCGAAAGCGTTAACTTTCCGATAAATTTCATTTGCATCCTTCCGTATGAATTTCCGGTATCGCCTGTTATGCCTTAATTACTGACATAGCTCAACCGCCTGGTTGTAAAGCCGGAATAAATACGTGGCGGAGGGCGAGCCAAAGCCCGCCCCGCCAGGGTTACTTCTCGTGAGGGAAAAACAGGTTCAGCAAGATTGCGGTAATACCGCCGGCGGCGATACCGGAGGAGAGCAGGGTTTTTAACCACTCTGGCGCAAACTGCAGGATCAGCGGCTGCTGCGACACGCCAAGCCCTACTGCCAGCGAGAGCGCCATAATCATAATTGCCCGACGATTTAGCGGCTCGCGTGAGACAATACGTACGCCGGATGCGGCAATGGTGCCGAACATCACAATCGTCGCGCCACCCAGTACCGGCTCCGGAATATGTTGTACAAAGCCGCTTACCGCAGGAAACAGACCCAGCACGATCAGCATTAACGCCACCACAAAGCCGACGTAACGGCTGGCAACGCCGGTCAGCTGGATAACGCCGTTGTTCTGACCGAAGCAGGAGTTAGGAAAAGTGTTAAACAGCGCAGAGACAAAAGAGTTAAAACCATTTGCCAGCACGCCGCCTTTCAGACGTTTCATATAAAGCGGTCCGCTAACCGGCTGCTCTGAGACATCAGAGGTGGCGGTAATATCGCCGATGGTTTCCAGCGAGGTCACCATAAATACCAGCATCAGCGGAATCAGCAGGTTCCAGTCAAAGCCCAGGCCATAATAGAGCGGCATCGGCACAGCCACCAGCGCACTGTTGGCTGGGGTGGTGTTTTCCGGCAGCATGTCCAGCGCCCATGCCAGCAAATAGCCCACCGCCATTGCAATCACCAGTGAGGCGACGCGCAGGTAAGGGTTCCGCTGACGATTGAGGATAATGATCACCGCCAGAACCGCGCCTGCCAACAGCAGATTTTTCGGCGCGCCAAAGGTATGATCGTTCATCGCGGCAAAGCCGCCGCCAATAGAAGTTAAGCCCACCTGAATCAGCGACAGACCGATAATCATTACCACGATACCGGAAACCAGCGGCGTAATAATCCGGCGCGCCAGATGCAGTACACGGGAAATTATCATTTCAGTGCAGGAGGCGACCATCAGCGTGCCGAATAAAGCAGCCATCATCGTGGGGACATCGGCACCGCCATTTTTCAATGCCAGACCGCCCATTATCAGTGGGCTTACAAAATTAAAGCTGGTGCCCTGGATAGAGAGGAGCCCTGAGCCTACCGGCCCCCAGGTTTTAATCTGCAAAATCGACGCCACGCCAGAGGCAAACAGCGACATGCTGATAATGTGCTGCGTATCCTGAGCGGGCAGCCCAAGGGCCTGACAAATCAGCAGCGCAGGAGTAATTACCGCCACGAACATTGCCAGCAGATGCTGGCAGGCGGCAAAGAGGGTTTGCGCCAGCGGTGGGCGATCTTCCAGGCGATAAATGAGTTCGCTCTTCGGCGTCACGCCGGTGGCGGACGGGGCGATTTCATGAGGATTGGCGGACATGATTAGGGTTCCCTGAGAAACAAAGTGGCGATTGTAATTCACTGCATCTTAAAAGCAATCGTTTGCTCAGCTGCTGTGTTTATGGCACACCGGTTATTTAAACAGGATTTGTCCGGGATCAGAAAAGAGACG of Pantoea alhagi contains these proteins:
- a CDS encoding virulence factor BrkB family protein; the encoded protein is MVQFFLRPRIRATGTWLKLLWHRIEHDGMTTEAGNLAFVSLLALVPLVAVVFSLFAAFPVFAEISVQLKHFIFNNFVPAAGNVVQDYLDQFVANVNKMTVVGAVGLIVTALLLMHSIDSALNAIWRSQKKRPLVYSFAVYWMILTLGPLLAGASLAISTWLLSLKWMAVSGVTGLIDQTLRLFPLLLSWLAFWLLYSLVPTTRVPQRDALIGALVAGLLFELGKKAFALYVTMFPSYQLIYGVLAVIPILFLWVYWTWCIVLLGAEITVTLGEYRQQQRQEKGSEEA
- the dtd gene encoding D-aminoacyl-tRNA deacylase; amino-acid sequence: MIALIQRVLSASVTVADETVGKIGPGLLILLGVEKEDDEQKAQRLCERVLGYRIFSDENGKMNLNVQQAGGSVLVVSQFTLAADTQKGMRPSFSRGAEPQEAERLYHYFSDCCRQKNLPVENGRFAADMQVALVNDGPVTFWLQV
- the fabY gene encoding fatty acid biosynthesis protein FabY yields the protein MYHLRVPETAEELEMYYQFRWEMLRKPLRQPQGSERDAWDAMAHHQMVVDEQGKPVAAGRLYINADNEASIRFLAVHPTVQGKGLGTLVAMTLESVARQEGVKRVVCSAREDAVEFFAKLGYVNQGEITAPLSTPVRHFLMIKPVITLDDILHRADWCGQLQQAWYEHIPLSEKMGVRITQYTGQKFMTTMPETGNQNPHHTLFAGSLFSLATLTGWGLIWLLLRERHLGGTIILADAHIRYSKPVSGKPSASADLGSLSGDLDRLARGRKARVQLEVELFGNEECGAVFSGVYIVLPADPDGPLEPHG
- a CDS encoding AsmA family protein → MKFIGKLTLSLLLLLLLALVTIYLLLQTRWGAEWVSRRISDDTAWHLSVSKIEHNFSAPGLLTLRNVSFGHDGQPAVMVAKTVNLGLSLSLFSEAPRFTRIELQDGALNAANMSANMTLPLQAERLQLRNMQLHSPRQTFNAIALNGGVIPWQPRAGNILGNKASFQASAESVTLQGVTVTHALVQGKINDKVLVINNFGGDLARGSVTGSAQRDAQGKWDVSALRLNDIRLQTDKSLSAFLQPLRSLPAVHFSRVDVTNTHLQGPDWAVTDLDLLLKSVTLSNGDWQSDDGSLALNADNFINGQLTLNDPILNLDFSPQGITDARFSSRWVNGLIRAQGSWQRQTKRLTLDELVLAGLEYTLPENWRDRWMASLPAWLDSVLVKKLSGNRNLIIDVNPQYPFQITALDTNGSDLLLAQHRQWGIWQGSLNLNAAEATFNRTDVRHPSLALNADAEQIAVTEMSAFVDKGMLEGAATLDQTPARHLSLTLNGRAVPADVLQNWGWPAPPLTGQATLQLQLNARLAAKTPLKSSANGTLTLSTDGKTLQQSMTQGEVSTHP
- a CDS encoding nucleobase:cation symporter-2 family protein, with amino-acid sequence MSANPHEIAPSATGVTPKSELIYRLEDRPPLAQTLFAACQHLLAMFVAVITPALLICQALGLPAQDTQHIISMSLFASGVASILQIKTWGPVGSGLLSIQGTSFNFVSPLIMGGLALKNGGADVPTMMAALFGTLMVASCTEMIISRVLHLARRIITPLVSGIVVMIIGLSLIQVGLTSIGGGFAAMNDHTFGAPKNLLLAGAVLAVIIILNRQRNPYLRVASLVIAMAVGYLLAWALDMLPENTTPANSALVAVPMPLYYGLGFDWNLLIPLMLVFMVTSLETIGDITATSDVSEQPVSGPLYMKRLKGGVLANGFNSFVSALFNTFPNSCFGQNNGVIQLTGVASRYVGFVVALMLIVLGLFPAVSGFVQHIPEPVLGGATIVMFGTIAASGVRIVSREPLNRRAIMIMALSLAVGLGVSQQPLILQFAPEWLKTLLSSGIAAGGITAILLNLFFPHEK